Genomic DNA from uncultured Acetobacterium sp.:
ACTCCATCATACCGGTAGCCTTTATCCGATTTACGAATTAATGCTGGCTTATGAAAAAGGCGAGTGGCTGGTAACCGATCAGTATACTGAGTATTTGAACATTGATCCTTTTTCGTTGTATCGGGATTACCGGGAAGCGATTCAATGGGCAAATCATGTTATTTCTGATATGTCCTGAAATAATGTTAAATGAGATTAAACACATGGCAAAAGAATATTTTGGCCATGTGTTTTTTTTGGTCAGTGAAGTGCAGATCACTTTTTAATTATCGCTTAACATCCATAAAAAAAGATTTGAGTTAATAAAAAACTTGTATTTAATGAAACAAAATGATATCATTATACTATTGTAACTTGGAATTGTGCTTGACGAAAAGAGCATAAATAATTATCCAGGAGGCCCCTATGTTTATTGCAAGACAACCGATTTTTAATGATCAACTGGAAGTATTCGGATATGAGTTGCTCTTCCGGCTTAATCGTCACTCGACGCAATTTGGTGGAGTTTCTTCTCAGGGTGCTACAGCCATGGTGATAACCGGTTTATTTGAATCTGGTCTTGAAAACCTCATTGATGACAAAATCGCCTTTATCAATTTTGATGAGATCTTTATTCATTCTGACGCTCTGGAATTAATTAAACCCCATCGCATGATTGTTGAAATGCTGGAAGATATCAATGTCGACCACACCTTGGTGAGTCGCCTAACCGACATCAAAGATATGGGCTATAGTATTGCTTTAGATGATTTTGCCCAAACCTATCAAACTTATCCACTAACCCCACTGGCAGATATCATAAAATATGATTTGCTGGTAACCCCATTGGAAACCATTGCAGCAGATATTAAAACCGGCCTAGCCCAGGGAAAAACGCTGCTGGCCGAAAAAGTGGAAACCTTGGACGAGTTTTTAAAAGCCAAAGAAATGGGATTCACTCTGTTTCAGGGCTATTTTTTCAGCAAACCGAGGATCGCCGGGCGATCTTTAAACTTGCCACCATCCCAGATTCAGTATCTTCGTCTGGTGACAGAAATCAATCAGGATGAACCGTCGTTTAAGTGCCTGGCAAACCTCATCGAGCAGGATGTCACCTTATCCTATCGGCTGCTGCGGCTGGCCAGTTTTCGGGCGGGCAGTGAGACGATTTGTTCGGTTAAATTTGCGCTTAGTTATATCGGTTTGAAAGAATTTGAACGCTGGATCAGTATTTTAATGATCCATGATTTAGGTCGAAACAAGCCCGCGGAACTGATTAAAATATCGCTAATCCGCACCCGCTTTGCGGAATCGCTGGCGAAACGGGCGGGAATGATCCAACAGGAACACGAATCCGCTCTGATGGGTCTCTTCAGTATTCTGGATGCCTTGCTGGATCAGCCAATGCATGAAGTTCTGGCTGAGATCGCTCTGCCGCAATCGATTCTGGATGCCCTTATTGACAAAAACGGGCTGCTGTTTCCGATCTATGAATTGATGCTGGCATATGAAAAAGGTGATTGGGCTGTGGTTGAAGCCAATTCCGAAACCCTCAAAATAGAAGAGTTTTATATCTATCATGATTATCGGGAAGCCATTCGCTGGGCTAATAACGTCATTGATAATATTGCCTGAAATAACATTGCCTCAAAGGACGTTGAGATCGTTTCCAGTCAGGATTTTTGACTGGAAACTATTTTTTTGTACTTAATAGGAACCTCGGTAATTATTGTTTGCGTGATTTCGATAATAATAAAAAATATGTTGGCACACAAAACGCCACATCTTGTAATCATTTGGAACTTCGTTATAATGAAAGTAGGCGTGAATAAATGGGGAGTAACTGCGTCGGTTATCCTTGTGAAATAGCACACTTAATTTACAAACGCATTCGTTAACAATACATTCCAATAGGAGACGGCGATGTCATTATTGAGCAGAAAAATAGAAGAACTCATTGAAGAAAGCGGTGTAACCGTTCAATCCCTTGCCGAAATAGGGAAAATCAATCGAACGACCTTGCAGCGGGTCAAATCTGGGGAAAGGCTACCCTCGAAAACATTTTTTACGAACATGTGTAACGCGTTGCGACTTTCGCTCACTGAAGCAGAAGAATTAGAAACCCTGTTAGAAATGAGCCAAGTCGGTGAGCGGATTTATCATAATCGTCAAAAAATCATTGAACTCATAGAAACCATTTCTGAACTAACCGAATATAAAATTCCCTTTTCAAAAGAAGCAAGCCCCAAAAGGGGCTGGGCTCCAGTCAGGCGTAACATTGAAAAAATTCAGATCATTACGGGGAACGGCGCCGTTTTAAAAATGGTCGAAAATACGATCGACCGGGAACTTTTTGGTTCCGATCATCCTCTTGTGCGGATGGCTATTCCCGCCACTTGCGATGCAATTTACCGTCATATTTTTCAGCAAATGTTGGGGAATAAAAAACAACTGATTTTACAGGATGTGTTGAATATTATCAAAGAATGCGATGAAACAACGGCTGATCAGGGCCTCGGGGTCCTAAAATATTTGATTTCACTGTCTATTTTGGATAACGTCACCTATCAGTCCAATTTTTACTATCAGTCCATTGACGAAAATGGAGAAATCAATGTTCTTTTTCCCTATTTTATCCTCACCTCGGAACAAGTCATTACATTATCCCAGGATTTCTCCAAAGCGATTCTCTATCAGGATGCCGACTTATATCGCCTTTACCAAATGGAATTTGTAAAACTCTGTCAGCAAACAGAACCATTTATTGAAGAAAGCCGGGATTTGTTGACCATTTATTCACTGGAACAAACCTATCGCATCCGCCAGGTAGTGGAACCGCTGCCATGTTTTGCCTATTATGCGACTCCGGAAATGGTGGGGGATAAAATTAGAAAAGATTTTCCCGATTATGAGCTCCTGCGTGATGCCACCATCCGCTTCTATGATTACTTTAAAAAAGAAAACCGCTCGATGATCAATGTTTTTTCGTTGGCAAATCTAAAACAATTCATGATCGACGGCAACATGTATTTTCCGGCCGAAGTATGTGACCCTTTTACCCAAGCGGAACGTCTGATGCTTTTAAAACTGGTCAGAGAGGATCTTATTAATGATGTCCGAAAAACCTATGCTCTTAATGAAGAAAAAATATTTTTGAACTCAGCGGTTGAATTTATTAATGAAGCAACTCTGATTCATTTGATTTTACACTACCAAAAGGGCGACAAGAAGGTATTTAAAACCGTCATCTTAAAAGAAAGCAATATTGTAAATGCTTTTGACGATTTTTTCAGGAGTCTGCCCGGCAGTCAGTATGTGTTACCAAAAGAAGAAACCATTAAAGAAATGGACAGGATGATTGCTGATTATGAGCTGGGGATGACCGGATTGATCCGTTAATTCGATTATTTAGAATATGAAAAATAGCAAATTTGCACTTAATTTACTTATTTTACAGAATATTAGAAAAATTTTACCCTAAACTGTTTAAATTACGAATAAATGGTTAAACAGTGAAATAGATTGTCCAGGTTCTGTAAAATTGATTAAAACAGAATGTTCGTGCGAACTCAAAAGCTTTATGGGTAGCCTGTTCGCATAAAAACGCAAAGGAGTGTAGAAATGCAGATACAACCTTATATTAGTTTTAATGGAAATTGTCGAGAAGCTATGGAATTCTATGCAGATATTTTTGGAACGAACAATCCTGAAATTATCCTGTTTGGTGAAATGCCCTCAGATTCGGATGTGATCAAAACGGAAGAAGCTGGCAAAGTGATTCTTCAACCCAAGCTGGAGCTGGCAGAAACCAAGGTGAAGCTTTCAAATATCCCCCCCAAAGCACACCCAGCCCGAGAAGATAACATGACTCTGGTCATTATCAGCGATGACCTGGATGAAATTAAAATAATGTATTACAAACTCAAAGATGGCGGCACCGTTGAAATGGAACTCCAGGAAACCTTCTGGAGTAAATATTACGGCGCGCTTATCGATAAATTTGGGGTCGGTTGGCAGTTAAATTATGATGACGGCAGGATGAGACAAGTGGTATAATAAGTGTAATCTTATACTAAAGATTGCTCCATCAATGTGATTAGCACACGGTATGACAGTATCGTGTGTTATTTGTGCGCAGGAATGAACCAAATGATCAAAGACGTGGTTCTTTACAAATAGTCATAAGATAAAACATTCGTTAATTGCGAAACCGGGCACAAAGCTAACAGTACCTTCGTAATTAACTAATCCAATCATCATCAGGAGGAACCATGGAAACAAAAAAAATATTGCCA
This window encodes:
- a CDS encoding VOC family protein, which produces MQIQPYISFNGNCREAMEFYADIFGTNNPEIILFGEMPSDSDVIKTEEAGKVILQPKLELAETKVKLSNIPPKAHPAREDNMTLVIISDDLDEIKIMYYKLKDGGTVEMELQETFWSKYYGALIDKFGVGWQLNYDDGRMRQVV
- a CDS encoding EAL domain-containing protein; translated protein: MFIARQPIFNDQLEVFGYELLFRLNRHSTQFGGVSSQGATAMVITGLFESGLENLIDDKIAFINFDEIFIHSDALELIKPHRMIVEMLEDINVDHTLVSRLTDIKDMGYSIALDDFAQTYQTYPLTPLADIIKYDLLVTPLETIAADIKTGLAQGKTLLAEKVETLDEFLKAKEMGFTLFQGYFFSKPRIAGRSLNLPPSQIQYLRLVTEINQDEPSFKCLANLIEQDVTLSYRLLRLASFRAGSETICSVKFALSYIGLKEFERWISILMIHDLGRNKPAELIKISLIRTRFAESLAKRAGMIQQEHESALMGLFSILDALLDQPMHEVLAEIALPQSILDALIDKNGLLFPIYELMLAYEKGDWAVVEANSETLKIEEFYIYHDYREAIRWANNVIDNIA
- a CDS encoding helix-turn-helix transcriptional regulator — encoded protein: MSLLSRKIEELIEESGVTVQSLAEIGKINRTTLQRVKSGERLPSKTFFTNMCNALRLSLTEAEELETLLEMSQVGERIYHNRQKIIELIETISELTEYKIPFSKEASPKRGWAPVRRNIEKIQIITGNGAVLKMVENTIDRELFGSDHPLVRMAIPATCDAIYRHIFQQMLGNKKQLILQDVLNIIKECDETTADQGLGVLKYLISLSILDNVTYQSNFYYQSIDENGEINVLFPYFILTSEQVITLSQDFSKAILYQDADLYRLYQMEFVKLCQQTEPFIEESRDLLTIYSLEQTYRIRQVVEPLPCFAYYATPEMVGDKIRKDFPDYELLRDATIRFYDYFKKENRSMINVFSLANLKQFMIDGNMYFPAEVCDPFTQAERLMLLKLVREDLINDVRKTYALNEEKIFLNSAVEFINEATLIHLILHYQKGDKKVFKTVILKESNIVNAFDDFFRSLPGSQYVLPKEETIKEMDRMIADYELGMTGLIR